Proteins found in one Limnothrix sp. FACHB-406 genomic segment:
- a CDS encoding CHAT domain-containing protein — MPTSVIAKAVLEFHLSITPLGGDDRVLIRTERAPKGVMLAEEQAIWPIGEWLVQAERLMADPLWDLFRTEPATDERLASLVALGEQLYSALFQGSIRDRWISAQSVADSQDAALHLRLGLRGDRLLQLPWEALYGDGRLLTTGTDITFSRYRSQFGRSGSFDARRLTLRRSDSLRILVALAAPDDQAALAVEQEVGRLRQELQQTTAHMEIDVLDQPDREQLTHALEQGQYHVFHYAGHSDPGPDGGSLHLVNRRTGLAEPLAGNDLAGLLVNNGVWLAFLNSCRGSDSPVYRSDAPETDADTLAAALMRRGVPGVLAMSEQIPDDVAITLMQLFYRNLRPDYSLDLATSRMRQGLVSTYGSAQFYWALPILYLHPDFDGLLFAAGVPISLPGRSPLIPNGEPLPTTPRSPDESGLRPPMPLKGLADEQLADDQWADQTMAVNLEELVARSPSDASRGDHPAASQGGSNHQKGQEGQGHLFSAASSSAAASSPAAPSADRSHPRFDLGSADADNAARSGAAKAVTVPQSWLVAGALAVLLGAGGLWWTGARSGTQSQPTPQPTAPIAQSLNPPNDWNNTDTETVQAIALQALRQKQLPTAVQAIEALLAPNRNAAAIARDVLQTLPNSQDTAETLFLRGRVTWQLARQQQPDYSFNDAQRFWELAIQQNPNDPRYHLALGFAHFQTQTLDRAEQAFAESLNLSQTADGAILSDNLALTAQAGLALVAQARAQQNNDSAALQQAIRYRDQVQANAGSQFQPPVLAQNWLWTELALSQWQQLLSRS; from the coding sequence ATGCCGACTTCCGTGATCGCCAAAGCCGTCTTGGAATTTCACCTGTCGATTACGCCGTTGGGTGGGGACGATCGGGTGTTGATTCGCACGGAGCGAGCGCCTAAGGGAGTGATGTTGGCAGAGGAGCAAGCCATTTGGCCGATCGGGGAATGGTTGGTGCAGGCGGAACGGTTGATGGCGGATCCTCTGTGGGATCTGTTTCGCACGGAGCCAGCAACCGATGAGCGCCTGGCCAGTCTGGTGGCCTTGGGAGAACAGCTATACAGCGCTCTATTTCAAGGCTCCATTCGCGATCGATGGATTTCTGCCCAAAGCGTGGCCGATAGCCAAGATGCGGCACTGCATTTGCGGTTGGGACTGCGGGGCGATCGATTGCTGCAATTGCCCTGGGAAGCGCTCTATGGCGATGGGCGACTGTTGACCACGGGCACGGACATCACCTTTTCTCGCTATCGATCTCAGTTTGGCCGCTCCGGTAGCTTTGATGCGCGGCGGTTGACCCTGCGCCGTTCAGACTCATTGCGAATTTTGGTGGCCCTGGCGGCTCCCGACGACCAAGCGGCCTTGGCCGTGGAGCAAGAAGTGGGGCGGTTGCGCCAAGAGCTGCAACAAACCACCGCCCACATGGAAATTGATGTGCTGGATCAGCCCGATCGGGAACAACTCACCCACGCCCTCGAACAGGGGCAATACCATGTTTTTCACTACGCCGGCCACAGTGACCCGGGCCCCGATGGGGGCAGTTTGCACTTGGTGAATCGGCGCACGGGCCTGGCGGAACCCTTGGCGGGCAACGACCTGGCGGGGCTGTTGGTGAATAACGGCGTGTGGCTGGCTTTTTTGAATTCTTGTCGGGGCAGCGACTCGCCGGTTTATCGATCGGATGCGCCGGAAACCGATGCGGACACGTTGGCGGCGGCCCTAATGCGGCGCGGTGTGCCGGGGGTGCTGGCCATGTCGGAGCAAATTCCCGACGATGTGGCGATTACTCTGATGCAGTTGTTTTATCGCAACCTGCGTCCAGACTATTCCCTAGATTTAGCTACCAGTCGAATGCGTCAGGGGTTGGTTTCCACCTATGGTTCGGCGCAGTTCTATTGGGCCTTGCCCATTTTGTATTTGCATCCCGATTTTGACGGGCTGCTATTTGCGGCGGGTGTACCCATCTCGCTGCCGGGGCGATCGCCCTTAATTCCCAACGGTGAGCCACTGCCCACCACGCCCCGATCGCCCGATGAGTCGGGGTTGCGGCCCCCAATGCCCCTCAAGGGTCTGGCGGATGAGCAGCTAGCGGATGATCAGTGGGCTGACCAAACCATGGCGGTGAATCTGGAGGAACTGGTGGCGCGATCGCCCTCAGATGCCTCAAGGGGTGATCACCCGGCAGCGAGCCAGGGTGGCTCCAATCATCAAAAGGGCCAAGAGGGTCAGGGGCATTTATTTTCTGCGGCCTCCTCATCCGCTGCGGCCTCATCCCCTGCGGCTCCATCGGCGGATCGATCGCACCCTCGGTTTGACCTGGGATCCGCCGACGCGGACAACGCTGCCCGATCGGGGGCTGCCAAGGCCGTCACAGTGCCCCAATCTTGGTTAGTGGCCGGAGCCTTGGCCGTGCTGTTGGGGGCGGGCGGGTTGTGGTGGACGGGGGCCCGATCGGGAACCCAATCGCAGCCAACGCCCCAACCCACCGCCCCGATCGCCCAATCCCTGAATCCGCCAAACGACTGGAACAACACCGACACGGAAACAGTGCAGGCGATCGCCCTGCAAGCCTTGCGCCAAAAGCAACTCCCCACCGCTGTTCAGGCGATCGAAGCCCTGCTGGCCCCCAACCGCAACGCCGCCGCCATTGCTCGGGACGTGCTGCAAACCCTCCCCAACAGCCAAGACACCGCCGAAACCCTCTTCTTGCGCGGGCGGGTGACCTGGCAACTGGCACGCCAACAGCAACCGGACTACAGCTTCAACGATGCCCAGCGGTTTTGGGAGCTGGCCATTCAACAAAACCCCAATGATCCGCGCTATCACCTGGCCTTAGGGTTTGCGCATTTTCAGACCCAAACCCTCGATCGGGCTGAGCAAGCCTTTGCCGAATCCCTGAACCTCTCCCAAACGGCTGACGGAGCCATCCTCAGCGATAACCTGGCCCTCACCGCCCAAGCCGGACTCGCACTGGTGGCCCAGGCCCGGGCCCAACAAAACAACGACTCCGCAGCCCTGCAACAGGCCATTCGCTACCGTGATCAGGTACAAGCCAATGCTGGCAGCCAGTTTCAGCCCCCCGTTTTGGCGCAAAATTGGCTCTGGACAGAGTTGGCCCTCAGTCAATGGCAGCAACTACTCAGCCGATCGTAA
- the thiS gene encoding sulfur carrier protein ThiS, producing MSELSSSTIALQVNGEARHCAPGTQLPDFLTQLGLNPRLVAVEYNGEILHRQFWERTTLQGGDRLEIVTIVGGG from the coding sequence ATGAGTGAGCTATCCAGTTCAACCATTGCCTTGCAGGTGAATGGCGAAGCCCGCCACTGTGCTCCTGGCACGCAGCTCCCGGATTTTTTGACACAATTGGGACTAAATCCGCGCTTGGTGGCTGTGGAATATAACGGTGAAATCTTGCATCGGCAGTTCTGGGAGCGCACCACGCTACAGGGGGGCGATCGGCTGGAGATTGTCACGATCGTGGGTGGCGGCTAA
- a CDS encoding thiamine phosphate synthase, which yields MEQRGLASQSRSTRSAVLRILDANLDRAREGLRIVEEWCRFGLESAELTEQCKAMRHELAQWHSDEMRSARNTPADPGTTLTHSNEETRSSIQAVLQANLCRVQEALRSIEEYGKLLSPELSQACKQLRYQTYSLESRLQGRNRHQQLAAARLYLVTSPHEYLFEVVEEALKGGLSLVQYRDKNEDDGRRLANAQRLCDLCHHYGALFLVNDRVDVAIAVGADGVHLGQQDFPLEAARQILGPEYLIGCSTTNPTEMERALRGGADYIGVGPVYETPTKAGKAAAGLEYVAFAAEKSPVPWFAIGGIDAQNLPAVLEAGAQRVAVVRALMAAEQPKQVTQYLLSQLYAR from the coding sequence ATGGAACAACGGGGACTGGCTTCTCAATCCCGATCAACCCGATCGGCCGTTTTGCGAATTTTGGATGCCAACCTCGATCGGGCCCGGGAAGGCCTGCGGATTGTGGAGGAATGGTGTCGGTTTGGCCTAGAAAGTGCCGAACTCACCGAGCAGTGCAAAGCCATGCGCCACGAGTTGGCCCAATGGCACAGCGATGAAATGCGATCGGCCCGCAACACCCCCGCTGATCCCGGCACAACCCTGACCCACAGTAACGAAGAGACCCGATCGAGCATTCAGGCCGTTTTGCAGGCCAATCTGTGCCGAGTGCAGGAAGCCCTCCGCTCGATCGAGGAATATGGCAAGCTGCTATCCCCCGAGCTATCCCAAGCTTGCAAGCAACTGCGCTACCAAACTTACAGCCTAGAGAGCCGTTTGCAGGGACGGAACCGCCACCAACAATTGGCAGCCGCCCGGCTTTATTTGGTCACCTCACCCCATGAATACCTCTTTGAGGTGGTGGAAGAGGCCCTCAAGGGGGGGCTGTCCCTCGTGCAATATCGCGACAAAAACGAGGACGATGGGCGGCGCTTGGCCAATGCCCAACGACTTTGCGACTTGTGCCATCACTACGGGGCGCTGTTTTTGGTGAACGATCGGGTTGATGTGGCGATCGCCGTCGGGGCCGATGGGGTTCACCTGGGTCAGCAGGATTTTCCCCTGGAAGCGGCCCGGCAGATTTTGGGGCCCGAATATCTCATTGGCTGCTCCACCACCAACCCGACTGAAATGGAGCGGGCCCTGCGAGGTGGTGCTGATTACATCGGTGTGGGCCCCGTCTATGAAACCCCCACCAAAGCGGGCAAGGCGGCCGCTGGGTTGGAGTATGTGGCCTTTGCGGCGGAAAAGTCGCCGGTTCCCTGGTTTGCGATCGGGGGCATTGATGCCCAAAACTTGCCGGCCGTTTTGGAAGCCGGTGCGCAACGGGTGGCCGTGGTGCGGGCCCTGATGGCCGCAGAGCAACCCAAACAAGTCACTCAATATTTACTGTCCCAACTTTACGCCCGATAA
- a CDS encoding CAAD domain-containing protein codes for MEPELQKSDYADAGSVSAEKGGSLAPASSEEASNAEFQQILDQVSDFLAKLPEYIGKFYGEYRQPVVTVALIVFALISVKILLALLGAINEIPLLSPTFELIGATYTGWFIYRYLLRAENRQELSSKIATLKGQVLGQK; via the coding sequence ATGGAACCCGAACTGCAAAAATCTGACTATGCCGACGCTGGCTCCGTAAGTGCCGAAAAAGGCGGTTCGCTAGCCCCGGCCAGTAGCGAAGAAGCAAGCAACGCTGAGTTTCAGCAAATCCTTGACCAAGTTTCTGACTTTTTGGCCAAACTGCCGGAATACATCGGCAAGTTCTATGGCGAATACCGTCAGCCCGTAGTCACCGTCGCTCTGATTGTTTTCGCGCTGATTTCAGTGAAGATCCTGTTGGCCCTGTTGGGTGCAATCAACGAGATCCCGCTGCTGTCGCCCACGTTCGAGCTGATTGGGGCCACCTACACCGGTTGGTTCATTTATCGCTACCTGCTGCGGGCCGAAAACCGTCAGGAACTCTCCAGCAAGATTGCAACCCTGAAGGGTCAGGTGTTGGGTCAAAAGTAG
- a CDS encoding ABC transporter substrate-binding protein — protein sequence MGMAKMQRRGQHGGWSRRSFLQLAGGTAIGLAACGRSNSSSALQFWTMQLQPKFTDYFQRAIGEFESARSGLRVNWLDVPWAAMESKILTAVAARQAPDVVNLNPSFASRLAARGAWLTLGDRVPAAVQRRYLPNIWQANAIGGEPFGVPWYLTTKVTIYNRSLLERAGIDRPPATYEDLAELAQRVREKTGKYGFFITFAPNDSAEVLEALVQMGVTLVDDRGRAAFESAAGRAAVNYWVNLFRRGWLPPEALTQGHRRGIELYQAGESALVGSSPEFLNAIATNAPSIAALSAAAPQVVGSSGVRSVAVMNLTIPKKSPRAEAAVDFALFLTDDRHQLSFAQAANVLPSTQGALASLRASLAQATRQGNSSAIDQARKIAADQLTSARVLLPPIKNLKDLQQILYENIQGALLDEKSVDQALRDAAIEWNRLAPS from the coding sequence ATGGGGATGGCCAAGATGCAGCGGAGAGGGCAGCACGGAGGGTGGAGCCGTCGATCGTTCTTGCAGTTGGCTGGCGGCACGGCGATCGGGCTGGCGGCCTGTGGCCGATCGAATTCATCATCGGCGCTGCAATTTTGGACGATGCAGCTCCAGCCCAAATTCACGGACTATTTTCAGCGGGCGATCGGGGAGTTTGAATCGGCTCGATCGGGCCTGCGGGTGAATTGGCTCGATGTGCCCTGGGCCGCCATGGAAAGCAAAATTCTGACGGCGGTGGCGGCCCGCCAGGCTCCGGATGTGGTGAATTTGAACCCCAGCTTTGCCTCTCGGCTGGCGGCACGCGGGGCTTGGCTGACCTTGGGCGATCGGGTGCCTGCGGCCGTTCAAAGGCGCTACTTGCCCAATATCTGGCAAGCGAACGCGATCGGGGGCGAACCCTTTGGCGTGCCTTGGTATTTGACCACCAAGGTGACGATTTATAACCGATCGCTCCTGGAACGGGCCGGGATCGATCGGCCACCCGCCACCTACGAAGACTTGGCGGAGTTGGCCCAACGGGTGCGCGAAAAAACTGGCAAATACGGCTTTTTCATCACCTTTGCTCCCAATGATTCGGCTGAGGTGCTGGAAGCTTTGGTGCAAATGGGGGTGACCTTGGTGGACGATCGGGGGCGGGCCGCCTTTGAGTCGGCCGCCGGGCGAGCCGCCGTGAACTACTGGGTTAACCTGTTTCGGCGGGGCTGGTTACCCCCGGAAGCCCTCACCCAAGGCCACCGTCGCGGCATTGAGCTATATCAGGCGGGAGAATCGGCCCTGGTTGGTTCCAGTCCTGAATTTTTGAATGCGATCGCCACCAATGCCCCCTCGATCGCGGCCCTGTCGGCGGCGGCTCCCCAAGTGGTCGGTTCCTCCGGGGTGCGCAGTGTGGCCGTGATGAATCTCACCATTCCCAAAAAATCCCCCCGAGCCGAAGCGGCCGTCGATTTTGCCCTGTTTTTAACGGACGATCGCCACCAACTCAGCTTTGCCCAGGCTGCCAACGTGTTGCCCTCCACCCAAGGCGCTCTGGCCAGCTTGCGGGCTAGCCTGGCCCAGGCCACACGCCAAGGTAACTCCAGCGCGATCGACCAAGCCCGCAAAATTGCCGCCGACCAACTGACCAGCGCCCGCGTGTTGCTGCCCCCAATTAAAAACCTGAAGGATCTTCAGCAAATTTTGTATGAAAACATCCAAGGCGCGTTGCTAGACGAAAAAAGCGTTGATCAAGCCCTGCGGGATGCGGCGATCGAGTGGAATCGTTTAGCCCCCAGCTAG
- the pilM gene encoding type IV pilus assembly protein PilM codes for MNAAGNLFAPLTNAIGSLLGGGKKGIGIEISPERINLVQLQKKGQKFKLNILSSVEVPEGVIEEGAIVDPPAAAELIQAVIQDSRVKVKEVATAIPGRETVIRLIPVPAELNDDELRQYMNQEAGLYLPFPREEADVDYQKLGYFTDEDGIEKVQVLLVATRREVTDAYLDTFEQAGLRIKTLEISSFALIRTIREQLRGYASNQAVVLVDIQFDSSEIAIVVDGVPQFSRTVPIGTLQMQEALNRAMNTPPSRSTDMLMEMTIPISQIEAVGAASGTTGMSPGSVAIVKMMGELADELRRSVDFYLNQSENLEIAQLMLAGPGAAIGEIDEFFTQRLNVPVMRVDPIESLGLEADSDITEAQRASLGVVLGLGLRNALDDRE; via the coding sequence ATGAACGCTGCTGGAAACTTGTTTGCCCCCTTAACCAACGCGATCGGCAGTCTCTTAGGAGGCGGTAAAAAAGGCATCGGCATCGAAATTTCACCCGAACGAATTAACCTGGTTCAACTCCAAAAAAAGGGCCAGAAATTCAAGCTCAATATCCTCTCTTCCGTCGAAGTTCCTGAAGGCGTGATTGAAGAGGGAGCGATTGTGGATCCCCCCGCCGCCGCCGAACTCATTCAGGCGGTCATTCAAGATAGCCGCGTCAAGGTCAAGGAAGTGGCCACGGCGATTCCGGGGCGCGAAACCGTGATTCGTTTGATTCCCGTACCAGCGGAACTCAATGATGATGAACTGCGGCAATACATGAACCAGGAAGCGGGTCTTTATCTGCCTTTTCCTCGGGAAGAAGCGGATGTTGACTATCAAAAACTCGGCTACTTCACCGATGAAGATGGAATCGAAAAGGTGCAAGTGTTGCTGGTGGCCACACGTCGAGAAGTCACTGATGCTTATCTGGACACCTTTGAGCAGGCGGGGCTACGAATCAAGACCTTAGAAATCAGCAGCTTTGCCCTCATTCGCACCATCCGCGAACAGCTCCGGGGCTATGCTTCCAATCAGGCCGTGGTGCTGGTGGATATTCAGTTTGATAGCAGTGAAATTGCGATTGTGGTGGATGGCGTGCCGCAGTTTTCGCGGACAGTCCCGATCGGGACATTACAGATGCAAGAGGCTTTGAATCGGGCGATGAACACGCCCCCCAGCCGCAGCACGGACATGCTGATGGAGATGACCATTCCCATTTCGCAAATCGAGGCCGTGGGGGCCGCTTCGGGCACAACGGGCATGAGTCCCGGTTCGGTGGCGATCGTGAAAATGATGGGCGAGTTGGCCGATGAGTTGCGGCGATCGGTCGATTTCTATCTCAACCAAAGCGAAAATTTGGAAATTGCCCAGTTGATGTTGGCGGGGCCCGGCGCGGCGATCGGGGAAATTGATGAGTTTTTTACCCAACGGTTAAACGTGCCCGTGATGCGGGTTGACCCGATCGAGTCCTTGGGTTTGGAGGCCGACAGCGACATCACCGAAGCCCAACGCGCCAGCTTGGGAGTCGTGTTAGGGTTGGGGCTGCGGAATGCACTCGATGACCGGGAATAG
- a CDS encoding PilN domain-containing protein — translation MYSLNINFLKDRPEYQTAGAGKTAGAAVAQASKLPLILGVMVGLAVPAAIGGFWGYLQFQKAALEQSQAELNKDLQELEAELAKAAQAEAEMKAIDQLTQGLVGVFSRVKSWSALLGDLRDRLPVGVQMTAIREVEDKNAATAAASTPKPSPGAAAAPAANKPIRPPKTLTIEGYANSLEGVGEFLLLLQKSPFLDAAKTQLVGSQAIDNPAQIVQANQEVQDGIAYVLAAPPPTAAAAGGQVRIVAPKVIKYTIQSAYTTKPAEELLPVLDRNGASGLVVRIETIRRILAEQGKTPNTGLTPPAGDSEPKENTNNGV, via the coding sequence ATGTATAGTCTCAACATCAACTTCCTGAAGGATCGCCCCGAGTACCAAACCGCCGGGGCCGGCAAAACAGCGGGTGCGGCTGTCGCCCAGGCGAGTAAGTTGCCGCTGATTTTGGGTGTGATGGTGGGTTTGGCGGTTCCGGCGGCCATCGGTGGATTTTGGGGCTATCTCCAGTTCCAAAAAGCCGCCTTGGAACAGAGCCAAGCCGAACTCAATAAAGACTTGCAGGAATTGGAAGCGGAATTGGCCAAAGCGGCCCAGGCCGAAGCAGAGATGAAGGCGATCGATCAGCTCACCCAAGGCTTGGTGGGGGTGTTCAGTCGCGTGAAGTCTTGGTCTGCCCTGCTGGGTGATTTGCGCGATCGACTGCCGGTGGGCGTGCAGATGACGGCCATCCGCGAGGTCGAAGACAAGAACGCTGCCACCGCCGCCGCCAGCACCCCCAAACCCAGCCCTGGCGCAGCCGCCGCGCCCGCGGCCAACAAACCCATTCGTCCCCCGAAAACCCTGACGATCGAGGGTTATGCCAACTCCCTGGAAGGGGTGGGCGAGTTTTTGCTGCTGCTGCAAAAGTCGCCCTTTTTGGATGCGGCTAAAACCCAGTTAGTGGGCAGCCAGGCGATCGATAACCCCGCCCAGATCGTCCAGGCGAACCAAGAGGTGCAAGATGGCATTGCCTATGTGCTAGCCGCGCCCCCGCCCACTGCGGCGGCCGCCGGTGGCCAAGTTAGAATCGTTGCGCCGAAGGTCATTAAGTACACGATTCAGTCGGCTTACACGACCAAGCCCGCTGAAGAGTTGCTGCCGGTGCTCGATCGCAACGGAGCCTCCGGCCTTGTGGTGCGCATCGAAACCATTCGCCGCATTTTGGCTGAACAAGGCAAAACCCCCAACACCGGTCTCACCCCACCGGCCGGCGACAGCGAGCCTAAGGAGAATACCAACAATGGCGTTTAG
- a CDS encoding type IV pilus secretin family protein, with the protein MNYERILGNAALMGGLATVAIVQPALAETNVLDVRISGSGSGVDVELVTDSVDRPQVFLLPPQGTSLIAHVAGARLVVPGGNVTRANPAPGIAAVEVTQLDGSTVQVTVRGTTARPTGRIRPSNNNAVLLSYAGTTTPSTPSTPSNTGSPVAQTPANTGSPVGNGAPNVLVPNPTITIDGQPAVLSPAVAPPTMPRAIAPPVGDIAISDLPIQPYTINLGSNQIIPRLVLREAPVREVLSLLARASGVNIAFADNAAGPTPGSPTAPGTPPTTGADARISLDIENESAQDVFNYVLRISGLQASRNGRTIFVGRSLPNAARDVAMRSVRLNQVRANEAAGYLVILGAESATAATERTTEVVRIGAEQQQQGGGDAQVQAAPLTQTRTSERTVINPLRYDPKDSVPILRGLQIAVDQRTNTITLVGQRDLVALASEQLSRIDSRLRQVVVNVRVIDINLLQNDRLGTSFSFGVGGTRIVNTGGIGVINWSDRGAPYSTSLAPESVGFGPVSVPLSISGDVNGQNPNGFNIANDFLAQLQASVVNGNAKILTDPTLVVQEGQVANVELTEEVVGTVEAETEVSNGVSNTTFTIEKEKAGLVLGIQVDRIDDNGFVTLSVSPSLKVPVDRFGALEDNAFATLLSERKLSSGTIRIRDGQTLVLAGIIQDTDRSEVRKIPILGDLPLLGSLFRRTDRRNERKELVVLLTPQLLDDSNASTAGYSYTPSREAQELIQRTNMR; encoded by the coding sequence GTGAACTACGAGCGGATTTTGGGCAATGCAGCGCTGATGGGTGGGTTGGCAACGGTGGCGATCGTGCAGCCCGCCTTGGCCGAAACCAACGTGCTGGATGTGCGGATCAGCGGCAGCGGCAGCGGCGTGGATGTGGAGTTGGTGACCGATTCGGTCGATCGACCCCAGGTGTTCCTGTTGCCTCCCCAAGGAACCAGCCTGATTGCCCATGTGGCCGGCGCGCGGTTGGTGGTTCCCGGCGGCAACGTGACCCGAGCCAACCCAGCCCCCGGGATTGCAGCAGTGGAAGTGACCCAACTGGATGGCAGCACCGTCCAGGTGACGGTACGTGGCACCACGGCTCGCCCCACCGGTCGCATTCGCCCCAGCAACAACAATGCCGTTCTGCTGAGCTATGCCGGCACGACCACCCCCAGCACCCCAAGCACCCCCAGCAATACTGGCAGTCCCGTAGCCCAAACACCGGCCAACACCGGCTCGCCGGTTGGCAACGGCGCACCCAACGTCCTGGTTCCCAACCCCACCATCACCATTGATGGTCAACCGGCCGTGCTCAGTCCGGCGGTGGCTCCCCCCACTATGCCCCGGGCGATCGCCCCACCCGTTGGCGACATTGCCATTTCCGATCTGCCGATCCAGCCCTACACCATTAACCTGGGCAGCAACCAAATCATTCCCCGTTTGGTGTTACGAGAAGCCCCCGTGCGCGAGGTGTTGTCGCTGCTAGCCCGGGCCAGCGGCGTGAACATTGCCTTCGCCGACAACGCGGCTGGCCCCACCCCCGGCAGCCCCACCGCTCCCGGCACGCCTCCCACCACCGGAGCCGATGCTCGGATTAGCCTCGACATTGAAAACGAATCGGCCCAGGACGTTTTTAACTACGTCTTGCGGATTAGCGGTCTTCAGGCCAGCCGCAATGGCCGCACCATTTTTGTGGGCCGCAGTTTGCCCAACGCGGCCCGGGATGTGGCCATGCGTTCCGTGCGCCTCAACCAAGTGCGGGCCAACGAAGCGGCTGGCTATTTGGTGATTTTGGGGGCCGAAAGTGCCACGGCGGCCACGGAGCGAACAACGGAGGTTGTGCGGATCGGGGCAGAGCAACAGCAGCAGGGCGGTGGTGATGCGCAAGTCCAAGCGGCTCCCTTGACCCAAACCCGCACTAGTGAGCGCACGGTCATTAACCCGCTTCGCTATGACCCGAAAGATTCGGTTCCGATTCTCCGCGGCCTGCAAATTGCGGTAGATCAGCGCACCAACACCATCACCTTGGTGGGGCAGCGGGATTTGGTTGCCCTGGCTTCTGAGCAGTTGTCGCGGATTGATAGCCGCCTGCGTCAGGTGGTGGTGAATGTGCGGGTGATTGACATCAACCTGCTGCAAAACGATCGACTGGGTACGAGTTTCTCCTTTGGGGTGGGCGGTACTCGCATCGTCAACACGGGCGGCATCGGGGTGATTAACTGGAGCGATCGGGGCGCGCCCTACTCCACCAGTCTGGCTCCCGAGTCCGTTGGGTTTGGGCCCGTTTCGGTTCCCCTGTCAATTTCAGGCGATGTGAATGGCCAAAATCCCAATGGTTTTAACATCGCCAACGACTTCCTCGCTCAGCTCCAAGCGTCTGTGGTTAACGGAAATGCCAAAATTCTGACCGATCCAACCTTGGTGGTGCAGGAAGGGCAAGTGGCCAACGTGGAACTCACTGAAGAAGTGGTGGGAACCGTGGAGGCGGAAACGGAAGTTTCCAATGGTGTGAGCAACACGACTTTCACCATTGAAAAGGAAAAGGCCGGCCTCGTTTTGGGCATTCAAGTCGATCGAATCGATGACAATGGTTTTGTGACCCTATCGGTTTCGCCCTCGCTGAAAGTCCCGGTTGATCGGTTTGGGGCCCTTGAAGATAATGCCTTTGCCACTTTGTTGTCTGAGCGGAAGCTATCATCCGGCACGATTCGGATTCGGGATGGCCAAACCCTAGTCCTGGCGGGCATTATTCAAGACACGGATCGTAGCGAAGTGCGCAAGATTCCGATTTTGGGTGACTTGCCGCTGTTGGGGTCTCTGTTCCGCCGCACCGATCGCCGCAACGAGCGCAAGGAGTTGGTGGTGTTGCTCACACCGCAATTGCTGGACGACTCGAACGCTTCAACCGCTGGCTACAGCTACACGCCCAGCCGAGAAGCCCAAGAGCTAATTCAACGCACCAACATGCGATAG
- a CDS encoding Npun_R2821/Npun_R2822 family protein, translating into MSRGFYIIANDKVTEHAIALLESIRATDSETPVMLIPYDDHYQKVAKILSNRFGVLLFEDLEFIQRLSVQLQSIFGQEFFARPNQFRKQACWFGPFDEFLYIDTDLIVFEPIIQCLDALSEADFVCYDYQHAGGLKDVFTSTVLEQGIFTEEDLRGTFNGGLWGSRKGLITEQDLYDTFAECAAHPEYFDFSKKTSDQPIINYMVLRRFPRRWNWTQRPAKGPGSWAGSKHFVWQGDRLIDPKVNKPVPYLHWAGIRLQPGCPYWELWEQYRYLHEPKPTVSPLAPPPPRSIWQRALTKAKRILKPHPKR; encoded by the coding sequence ATGAGTCGTGGATTTTATATCATCGCTAATGACAAAGTAACGGAACATGCGATCGCGCTGCTCGAAAGTATTCGGGCAACTGATTCCGAAACACCCGTTATGCTCATTCCCTATGATGATCACTACCAAAAGGTTGCCAAAATTCTGAGCAATCGCTTCGGTGTTTTATTATTTGAAGATCTAGAGTTTATTCAGCGTCTTTCTGTTCAGCTTCAAAGCATCTTTGGTCAGGAATTTTTCGCTCGTCCTAATCAGTTTCGTAAACAAGCTTGCTGGTTTGGCCCCTTTGATGAATTTCTCTACATTGACACAGACCTGATTGTTTTTGAGCCGATTATTCAATGCCTTGATGCCCTCTCTGAAGCAGACTTTGTTTGCTATGACTATCAACATGCTGGAGGTCTGAAGGACGTTTTCACATCCACCGTTCTCGAGCAAGGCATTTTTACAGAAGAAGATTTGCGGGGAACTTTTAACGGCGGTTTGTGGGGATCTCGCAAGGGATTAATTACCGAACAGGATTTGTACGACACCTTTGCTGAATGTGCCGCTCACCCAGAATATTTTGATTTTTCTAAGAAAACATCCGACCAACCGATCATTAACTACATGGTTTTGCGTCGGTTTCCTCGGCGTTGGAATTGGACACAGCGACCCGCAAAGGGGCCCGGAAGCTGGGCCGGTAGCAAACATTTTGTTTGGCAGGGCGATCGCTTGATTGATCCAAAGGTCAACAAACCCGTTCCCTATCTGCATTGGGCCGGCATTCGACTCCAGCCCGGTTGTCCCTACTGGGAACTGTGGGAGCAATATCGATATTTACACGAACCGAAACCGACCGTTTCCCCGTTGGCCCCGCCACCCCCGCGATCGATCTGGCAACGGGCCCTGACCAAGGCCAAACGCATCCTGAAGCCCCATCCCAAACGCTAG